From a single Oreochromis niloticus isolate F11D_XX linkage group LG4, O_niloticus_UMD_NMBU, whole genome shotgun sequence genomic region:
- the LOC112846664 gene encoding lymphocyte antigen 75-like yields MRKKNVALLLILFPVCGHLLDVTFYNDPYKRNWASAQEFCREHHTDLVQIRNAEESEVFEFSGWIGLYREDASSPWKWSRGGEIAIFTMWDHNEPDQNGNCVYTNNGKWGNKNCDDNRAFLCYDEKLILVKENKTWEEALEHCRSLDAMDTDDPPSSYWNHSYDLASLITPDDHTAGQKSAQEATTDEVWTGLCNLAGQWLWVGGEQVQYEDLPNCPTDGFCGVLEKNGTASFGIRNCQQKRNFLCYRSP; encoded by the exons ATGAGGAAGAAGAACGTTGCTCTCCTGCTCATTCTTTTCCCTGTGTGTGGACATCTGCTAGACGTCACTTTTTATAATGACCCTTACAAGAGAAACTGGGCAAGTGCACAAGAGTTCTGCAGGGAGCACCACACTGACTTGGTCCAAATCAGAAATGCAGAAGAGAGTGAAGTTTTTGAATTCTCTGGATGGATTGGTTTGTACCGAGAGGATGCATCAAGTCCATGGAAATGGTCCAGAGGAGGTGAAATAGCCATCTTCACCATGTGGGATCACAATG AACCAGATCAAAATGGAAACTGTGTGTACACAAACAATGGAAAATGGGGAAACAAGAATTGTGATGATAATCGTGCTTTCCTATGCTACGATGAAAAGCTGATTCTGGTGAAGGAGAATAAGACTTGGGAGGAGGCATTAGAACACTGTAGGTCTCTGGATGCAATGGACACAGATGATCCACCCTCTTCATACTGGAACCACAGCTATGACCTGGCCTCCCTCATCACTCCAGATGACCACACCGCTGGACAAAAGAGCGCACAAGAGGCTACCACTGATGAG GTGTGGACAGGCCTGTGTAATCTGGCTGGTCAGTGGCTGTGGGTGGGTGGAGAACAAGTGCAGTATGAGGACCTCCCAAACTGCCCGACTGACGGCTTCTGTGGTGTCCTCGAGAAGAACGGTACCGCATCCTTCGGCATAAGAAACTGCCAGCAGAAAAGGAACTTTCTCTGTTACAGAAGCCcttaa